The segment TTTTTAACGCCATTATCATAATAATGCTAATTCCACTGGCTCTGCGCGGTATACCTTATAAGCCGATGTCGGCAAGTCGCCTTCTGAGAGACAATCTTTTGATCTATGGCATAGGCGGCATTATCGCGCCATTTATAGGGATAAAACTAATTGATATGTTGTTGGCTGCCTTGCATTTGGTATAAAGCCGATGTCGGAGACATCGGCACTTAGCTGGCACCGTGGCTTAATAAACTTGGGATAATTATGTTTAGAGAACAGTTAAAATCTGCCATTCTTGTTTTTATAATATTGACGATAATCACAGGAGTTCTCTACCCGCTATTTGTAACAGGAATTGCTCAAGCTTTTTTCCATACCAAAGCTAACGGTAGCCTTATATATCGAAATGGAAAAATAATTGGTTCAGCCCTTATAGGACAACCATTTGATGATCCTAAATATCTATGGGGACGGCTGTCGGCCACATCGCCCGTGCCTTATAATTCTAATTCGTCATCGGGCTCAAATATTGGGCCGTCGAATGGAGCACTTTTAGAAACTGTAAAGTCCCGTATTGAAAAACTGCGTGCAGCCGATCCTAAAAACAAGATGCCTATACCCGTAGATTTAGTGACATCATCGGCGAGCGGGCTTGATCCGCATATAAGTAAGGCTTCCGCTTATTATCAGGTTCCTCGAATAGCGAAACAACTAGGGCTCTCTGTAAATATTGTAAAAAACATTGTTGATCAAAACGCAAAAGGGCGTCTCTTTGGTTTAATCGGAGAGCCGGTTGTAAACGTATTGAAGGTAAATATGGATTTGGATTCATACAAAAAATAGAGTATATTATAGACATGACAAACGAAAATAATAATATCGACGAAATTCTGGCGCGGGTAAAGAGCGAAGGATCTAACCGCGGAAAGCTTAAGATTTTCTTCGGGGCAATGGCCGGAGTAGGGAAAACTTATTCCATGCTTGAAGCGGCAAGAGTTCTGAAAAAAGAAGGAATTGATGTTGTTGTCGGTTACGTAGAGACGCATGGACGCGCAGACACAGACGTTTTATTAGAGGGCCTTGAAATCCTGTTTCGTAAAGAAGTGTCATATAAAAACATCAAACTTAGTGAATTCGATGTTGATTCGGCCTTAAAGAGGCGTCCCTCTACGATATTGGTTGATGAGTTGGCTCACTCGAACGCCCCCGGTTCTCGTCATCCTAAGCGTTGGCAGGATGTAGAGGAGCTCTTGGACGCAGGCATTAATGTCTATACGACTCTAAATGTCCAACACTGTGATAGCGCCAATGACGTTGTGGCCCAGGTTACAGGGGTAACAGTGCGCGAAACCGTCCCTGATACCTTTGTTGAAAAAGCAGACGATATAGAATTAGTAGATCTCCCTCCAGAAGACTTACTTAAGCGCCTCAAAGAAGGCAAAGTTTATCTTGGTGAGCAAGCCCAGCGGGCAATCCAGAATTTCTTTCAGATAGGAAATCTTATTGCACTGCGCCAATTAGCACTACAGTATACAGCTAGGATCGTAGACGCTAAAATGCGATCCTATAAACAGGCGTATTCTATAACAAAGGTTTGGAATGTAAGAGATCGACTTTTAGTATGCATAAGCGCCAGCCCTCGAGCCACACGGCTTATACGGGCAGGAAAGCGCATTGCTTCCAGCATTGGTGTTGAATGGATTGTTGCTTACGTTGAGCCGATTTCTCAAATACCTAATAGAAGGGGCAAGGCCGATATAGTAGAGACAATGCGCTTTGCCGAACGATTGGGCGCTGAAACGGTTACACTTACCGGGTTAAATATAGCGGAGACTATAATCGAATACGCTCGGTCAAGGAACATCACAAAAATTATTATTGGAAAGCCTGGCAAGCCCAAGTGGCATGAATTTATTTTTGGGTCCGTGATAAATGCGCTTGCGAGAAAATGCGGTGAGATAGATTTGTATCTTATGAGTGGAGAAACGCAGGAGCCGCCTGCCAAATACGAAGCGCCCACTTTAAAACCATTCCCATGGAAAGGTTTATTATGGGCTATGGGCGTCGTTGCAATTTGTACCATAGTAGATAGTTTTTTATTTAAGCACTTAAGCCTTGTAAATTTAATAATGATTTATTTATTAGGAGTTACCTGGATTGCTTATAAGTATGGCCGCAGAGCGTCAATTATAGCCTCGATCTTAAGCGTCTTATCTTTTGATTTCTTTTTTGTCCCGCCTTATTTCACATTTGCCGTAGCCGATGTAGAATATTTTATAACATTCACAGTTATGTTAGCGGTAGGCGTTATAATAGGAAGTCTTACAGGACGACTTCGGCAGCAGACTACAGCTATGCGACTGCGGGAAAACAGGACTCAGGCATTATATTATCTGAATAGGGATTTGGCCAAAACATCCAGTCTGGATGAAATCTTTCAGATATCGGTTCATTATGTTCAAGAGTTTTTTAAATGTCCGGCTGTTATTTTTACGCCCGTAAAAGGGAAGAGTATCGCAATTCGTTTTGGCGATACCAAAGTAATGCCATTAAGCCCAAACGAAGAAGCTGTGGCCCAGTGGGTATATGAGCATAGAAAGATGGCGGGGAAGGATACGGACACACTTCCAGGCTCACGAGGTATTTATTTGCCGTTAACCGGTGCTGAAAAGACCGTAGGCGTTATTGGGCTATTTCCTAGAGAAGAGAGGCAGTTAAACGATCCGGATCAATTGCATATACTCGAAATATTCGTAAAACAAACTGCCTCGGCGGTAGAAGGCGCTCAGCTTGCCGCCGCCGCGGTTAAAACTGATGCGGAAATCGAAAGCCAGCGTCTGCGAAACTTGCTTTTAAGTACATTTTCTCTGGATCTTCCCGCGCCGTTAAAAATAATTTCTGAAGCCACTGCGGAATTGTTAAAACCCGAGAATATGGATGATAAATTAAAACGTAGTGAATTAATTCAGAAGATCCGCGAACAGGCACAGCGCTTGAACGACCTCTCCTCCGAAATGACAAAGATAATTAAATCGGAAGAGTAAAAATTGTATTAATCACAAAAATGTCCGCCTATCAAAATTTCAAAATCTCTCGCCAATAATAGATAATTGTTATATAATAGCGTTGCCTACATCAGAGATAAGTATCAGAAAGCCCTATAAAGGGGACGCCAACATTCTTCACCCTTCCGTGATTTTGCTACGGAAGGGTTCCGGAGAAAAGTCTAACTATGATAAAAGTTACGACCGAACTTATGAAGGACATCTCGGCCAAAGCAAAATCGTCCGCCAGGAAGCGGACGAACTACAATTTCCACAAAAATCTCTCCGATCCTATCCAGCGCATGCTGAACGCGGCGGAGCCCGGCACTTATATCCAGCCGCACAAACATGAATCCCCCGACAAGATCGAGGTTTTTATCATACTTAGCGGAAGGGCCGTCATGGTTGAGTATGACTCTGCCGGCAACATAGCCGATCATATTATTCTCGACGCGAAAGACGGGGCAAAAGCGGTAGAAATACCGCCGAGACATTGGCATTCTTTTATAACGTTAAAGCCCGGCACAGTATTGTACGAAGTAAAGGAAGGCCCGTACGACGAAAAAGCCGACAAGCATTTTGCCTCATGGGCACCTTCGGAAAGCTTAAAAGAAAAAGCGCTGGAGTTTAATAAATCGGTTCTTGTGAAATTAAAAATAGAGGAAAGGTGATGCGCATAGGCAAACAATTGGTGTTGGTAAAAAGTTTCCGCGCGAAGGTAACGATCGTTCTCGTCCTATTCATGTGCCTGTCCGCGGCCATTACCAACGTTCTTATCTACCAGTATGTCATAAGATCGCAATTCGGCCAATTGCGCGAAAAACTTATGACTATAGCGCAGGCCGCGGCGATGACGATAGATGTCGAAACCTTAAATGAAATACCGCTTAATCCAAACGGTGTAAATAGTCCCGCCTATAAAATCATCGAGAAAAAAATAAGGCGCATCAAAGAGATTTCCCCAAATCTTGCATATATTTATATCCTAAAACGCGGCGATCGTTTGAATCTTCTGAAATTTGTGGTAGACGTTAACTTTGAAAATTATAAATCTAAATTGAATCCGGCCTATCCCGGCCAGGCCTACGATGGCAAGGTTTATCCGGAGCTTCTTATGGCTTTCATGACACCTTCGGCGGATACGAAGATGGCGGCCGACAAGTGGGGAGTATTT is part of the Candidatus Omnitrophota bacterium genome and harbors:
- the kdpC gene encoding potassium-transporting ATPase subunit KdpC, which encodes MFREQLKSAILVFIILTIITGVLYPLFVTGIAQAFFHTKANGSLIYRNGKIIGSALIGQPFDDPKYLWGRLSATSPVPYNSNSSSGSNIGPSNGALLETVKSRIEKLRAADPKNKMPIPVDLVTSSASGLDPHISKASAYYQVPRIAKQLGLSVNIVKNIVDQNAKGRLFGLIGEPVVNVLKVNMDLDSYKK
- a CDS encoding sensor histidine kinase KdpD; amino-acid sequence: MTNENNNIDEILARVKSEGSNRGKLKIFFGAMAGVGKTYSMLEAARVLKKEGIDVVVGYVETHGRADTDVLLEGLEILFRKEVSYKNIKLSEFDVDSALKRRPSTILVDELAHSNAPGSRHPKRWQDVEELLDAGINVYTTLNVQHCDSANDVVAQVTGVTVRETVPDTFVEKADDIELVDLPPEDLLKRLKEGKVYLGEQAQRAIQNFFQIGNLIALRQLALQYTARIVDAKMRSYKQAYSITKVWNVRDRLLVCISASPRATRLIRAGKRIASSIGVEWIVAYVEPISQIPNRRGKADIVETMRFAERLGAETVTLTGLNIAETIIEYARSRNITKIIIGKPGKPKWHEFIFGSVINALARKCGEIDLYLMSGETQEPPAKYEAPTLKPFPWKGLLWAMGVVAICTIVDSFLFKHLSLVNLIMIYLLGVTWIAYKYGRRASIIASILSVLSFDFFFVPPYFTFAVADVEYFITFTVMLAVGVIIGSLTGRLRQQTTAMRLRENRTQALYYLNRDLAKTSSLDEIFQISVHYVQEFFKCPAVIFTPVKGKSIAIRFGDTKVMPLSPNEEAVAQWVYEHRKMAGKDTDTLPGSRGIYLPLTGAEKTVGVIGLFPREERQLNDPDQLHILEIFVKQTASAVEGAQLAAAAVKTDAEIESQRLRNLLLSTFSLDLPAPLKIISEATAELLKPENMDDKLKRSELIQKIREQAQRLNDLSSEMTKIIKSEE
- a CDS encoding WbuC family cupin fold metalloprotein, which produces MIKVTTELMKDISAKAKSSARKRTNYNFHKNLSDPIQRMLNAAEPGTYIQPHKHESPDKIEVFIILSGRAVMVEYDSAGNIADHIILDAKDGAKAVEIPPRHWHSFITLKPGTVLYEVKEGPYDEKADKHFASWAPSESLKEKALEFNKSVLVKLKIEER